A window of Pseudophryne corroboree isolate aPseCor3 chromosome 12, aPseCor3.hap2, whole genome shotgun sequence contains these coding sequences:
- the TIMM9 gene encoding mitochondrial import inner membrane translocase subunit Tim9 gives MAAQISESDQIKQFKEFLGTYNKLTENCFLDCVKDFTTRDVKAEEITCSEHCLQKYLKMTQRISMRFQEYHIQQNEALAARAGLIGQPR, from the exons ATGGCAGCTCAGATCTCCGAATCGGATCAAATTAAACAG TTTAAAGAATTTCTTGGAACGTATAATAAACTAACAGAAAACTGCTTTCTGGATTGTGTGAAAGACTTTACAACGCGCGATGTTAAGGCTGAAGAG ATCACATGCTCAGAGCACTGTCTACAGAAATATCTGAAAATGACGCAGAGAATATCGATGAGATTTCAGGAATACCACATACAGCAGAACGAGGCTCTGGCAGCCAGAGCAGGACTTATTGGCCAGCCTCGATAA